Genomic window (Chloroflexaceae bacterium):
GTTCTGGATGCCGACGATCCACAGGACTGTCGCTCCAATCGCCAGCCAGGGGCTGAGGTTGTGGAGGTGGATCTGGTCCACGAAGGGGAAGTTAAAGGCGGTCAGAATAATGCCCCGGGCTTCGGTAGGCGCGCCCAGGGCGTCGGGATAGAGCGTCCGGTCCCACAGGTACGGTCCGACGGCGATCAGAGCGGCGAGCACGTGCACCAGCAGGCGCGGCAGGGCGGGCAGGTCGCGCAGGTCGTCAATTAGACTGATAAGAGCCACCAGACTGGCGCCGGTGAGCAGTAGTCCGAGCCGCAGGTATTCAAAGCCGGAACGGCTCAGAGCGGGGTGGAGTCGCTGGAGGGCGAAGCTGAGCAACAACGCGGCGGCGAAACCGGCGATCATCGCCACCCCGCCCACGGTGGGCGTTGGGTGTTGATGAATGTGACGCGGGCCGGGGTGGGCGACCCACCCCTCGCGGTTGCTGAGGCGGAGGAGCGCCGGCGTCGTCAGGGCGGTAACTGCGGCGGCGACCACGAACGTGGTGGCGAGGGCGATGGCAAGCACAGAAGGCTACCCGGTGCCGAATTGCCGGTCGCCGGCGTCACCCAGGCCGGGCACGATATACCCGTGCTCGTTGAGATGACTGTCAATGGCGGCCAGATGAATAGGCACGTCGGGATGGGCGCTGGTCAGGGCGCGCACTCCCTCGGGGGCGGCGATCAAGCCGAGGAACTTGATCCGCCGCGAGCCCCAGGCTTTCAGAATGTTGACCGCTGCCACCGCCGACCCGCCAGTCGCGAGCATGGGATCAACTACGATGGACAGGTCAATGTCCGGCTCTTTGGGCAATTTATTGTAGTAGGTCACCGGCTGAAGGGTCTCGTGATCACGAAAAATGCCCAGGTGCCAGACATGAATGGTGGGCAGGATGTCCAGAATCGCTTCGGACATTCCCAGCCCGGCGCGGAGGATAGGAATAACGCCGATCCGCTCGGCCACTTCGTAGCCCTGGGCTGTAGCCAGGGGGGTTTCGACGGCCAGGGGGGCCAGGGTCAGATCCTGAGAAGCCTCGTAGAAGAGCAACTGGGCAATCTCGCGCACCAGTTCGCGGAACTTCTTCGGTTCGGTCAGCTTGCTGCGCAGCAGGGCCAGTTTATGCTGCACCAGCGGGTGGCGTGACACATGCACCTGACCCGCCATAGATCACCCTTCCGAGAGCTTATAGCCCACTCCGCGCACGGTAATAATCAACTGCGGGCGCGACGGTTCCAGTTCCACCTTCTCGCGCAGGCGGCGCACGCACACATCAACCAGATTGGTCTCGCCAACGTACTCATAGCCCCACACCTCGCGGAAGAGCGTCTCGCGGGGGAAGACCTGCCCGGCGTTCGCGGCGAGGAAGTAGAGCAATTCAAACTCCATGGGGGTCAGATTCACCTCACGGTCACGCACGGTCACGCGATGGCGGGGCGCGTCGATTTCAATTGGACCGACGCGCACAATCGGCGGCGCGCGCCGCGACTTGTAGCCCTCGACTCGGCGCAGAATAGCTTCAACGCGA
Coding sequences:
- the upp gene encoding uracil phosphoribosyltransferase, producing MAGQVHVSRHPLVQHKLALLRSKLTEPKKFRELVREIAQLLFYEASQDLTLAPLAVETPLATAQGYEVAERIGVIPILRAGLGMSEAILDILPTIHVWHLGIFRDHETLQPVTYYNKLPKEPDIDLSIVVDPMLATGGSAVAAVNILKAWGSRRIKFLGLIAAPEGVRALTSAHPDVPIHLAAIDSHLNEHGYIVPGLGDAGDRQFGTG
- a CDS encoding undecaprenyl/decaprenyl-phosphate alpha-N-acetylglucosaminyl 1-phosphate transferase, with the protein product MLAIALATTFVVAAAVTALTTPALLRLSNREGWVAHPGPRHIHQHPTPTVGGVAMIAGFAAALLLSFALQRLHPALSRSGFEYLRLGLLLTGASLVALISLIDDLRDLPALPRLLVHVLAALIAVGPYLWDRTLYPDALGAPTEARGIILTAFNFPFVDQIHLHNLSPWLAIGATVLWIVGIQNMVNWADGLDGLAAGITLIAAMILALHTLNLDPPQYTVAMLPLALAGACAGFLPFNVHPARTFMGDVGAMTTGYILAVSAIIGGAKLATALLVLGVPLIDMAWLILVRTLRGRGAARAGRDHLHHRLLALGLTQRQVVLIYYGLSLAFGLIALLDVPPAAKLLALLVLGVLVLGALLYAGSTW